One Saccharomyces kudriavzevii IFO 1802 strain IFO1802 genome assembly, chromosome: 7 DNA segment encodes these proteins:
- the ORM1 gene encoding sphingolipid homeostasis protein ORM1 (similar to Saccharomyces cerevisiae ORM1 (YGR038W) and ORM2 (YLR350W); ancestral locus Anc_4.182) has translation MTELDNQGTASAISDSYSRDQTELKPFPSAGSTSSSIKTTEPVTDHRRRRSSSIISHVEPETFEDENDQQLLPNMNATWVDQRGAWIIHVVIITLLKLFYNLFPGVTAEWSWTLTNMTYVIGSYVMFHLIKGTPFDFNGGAYDNLTMWEQIDDETLYTPTRKFLIIVPIALFLVSTHYAHYDLKLFSWNCFLTTFGAIVPKLPITHRLRISIPGITGRAQIS, from the coding sequence ATGACCGAATTGGACAATCAAGGAACTGCTTCGGCAATTTCCGACTCTTATAGCCGAGATCAAACAGAACTAAAGCCGTTTCCTTCTGCAGGTAGTACTTCATCGTCAATTAAAACAACAGAACCTGTGACGGATCATAGAAGAAGACGTTCCTCCAGTATAATTTCACATGTGGAACCAGAAAcctttgaagatgaaaacgaCCAGCAACTTCTACCAAATATGAATGCTACATGGGTAGACCAACGTGGTGCCTGGATCATTCATGTGGTTATTATCACACTGTTGAAACTTTTTTACAATTTGTTTCCTGGTGTTACCGCGGAATGGTCATGGACTTTGACTAACATGACTTATGTTATTGGGTCCTACGTTATGTTCCATTTGATTAAAGGTACCCCATTTGATTTCAACGGTGGCGCTTATGACAATTTGACAATGTGGGAACAAATTGATGACGAAACCTTATATACCCCCacgagaaaatttttgatcatTGTACCAATTGCCCTATTTTTAGTCAGTACTCATTATGCTCATTATGATTTGAAGCTATTCTCATGGAATTGTTTTTTGACAACGTTTGGTGCCATTGTTCCGAAATTACCTATTACTCATAGATTGAGAATTTCCATACCAGGTATCACAGGTCGTGCTCAAATTAGTTGA
- the CAX4 gene encoding dolichyldiphosphatase (similar to Saccharomyces cerevisiae CAX4 (YGR036C); ancestral locus Anc_4.179): MNSTAAAINPNPNVIPFDDTYILYDSHDFLSFLSAYFSLMPILVLAFYLSWFIITRELEACIVAFGQVMNEIFNNVIKNIIKQPRPVSFGASFQNDTIRSGYGMPSAHSQFMGFCFAYNSLKIYTLWRNLNFFEKCIFSSGLALLSFCVCFSRVYLHYHNLDQVIMGFSVGALAGSVYFFILGVIRELGLINWFLKLRIAKLFYMTDSYNLAPVTLKESHKLYWKRISMQPSSDNFKKD, translated from the coding sequence ATGAACAGTACTGCCGCCGCGATAAATCCAAACCCAAATGTCATACCGTTCGATGACACATACATTCTTTACGATTCCCACGACTTCCTATCATTCTTAAGTGCATATTTTTCGCTAATGCCCATCCTAGTACTGGCGTTTTATTTGTCGTggttcatcatcaccaGAGAGTTAGAAGCCTGCATTGTAGCCTTTGGGCAAGTGATGAATGAGATTTTCAACAACGTAATCAAGAACATAATAAAACAACCACGTCCGGTATCGTTTGGTGCATCATTCCAAAATGATACTATAAGATCTGGGTATGGGATGCCCAGTGCACACTCCCAATTCATGGGGTTTTGTTTTGCTTATAACTCCTTGAAAATATACACCCTATGGAGAAACCTAAACTTTTTCGAAAAATGCATTTTTTCCAGCGGATTAGCTTTACTGTCGTTCTGCGTTTGCTTTTCTAGAGTTTACTTGCACTACCACAATTTGGACCAAGTGATCATGGGATTTAGCGTTGGAGCACTGGCAGGCTCGgtctatttttttatccttgGCGTCATAAGGGAACTGGGCTTAATTAATTGGTTTTTGAAACTGCGGATCGCCAAGTTATTTTACATGACAGATTCTTACAACCTGGCGCCGGTGACGTTAAAAGAGAGTCACAAACTGTattggaaaagaatatcCATGCAACCTTCCAGTgataatttcaaaaaagactAG
- the SKDI07G2900 gene encoding uncharacterized protein (similar to Saccharomyces cerevisiae YGR035W-A) → MLNPWFSLKLFRTIYCVRKLCCYPRKRVFVPPQDVLLEKKKFTRGALLKSGRQFSHSAEQSSPRQQTVLSPQTIELLHLQFSHCNLSTCNVTALSDYCHYTH, encoded by the coding sequence ATGTTAAATCCGTGGTTTTCTCTCAAGCTTTTCCGCACCATCTATTGTGTTCGAAAACTTTGCTGCTATCCGCGGAAAAGGGTTTTTGTTCCGCCGCAGGATGTCCTTctcgaaaagaaaaagttcacCCGCGGCGCGCTCCTAAAATCCGGGCGGCAGTTCTCTCATTCCGCGGAACAATCAAGTCCGCGGCAACAAACAGTGCTATCTCCGCAGACAATTGAACTACTGCATCTTCAATTTTCGCATTGCAACCTTTCTACGTGTAATGTCACGGCCCTTTCTGATTACTGTCACTATACACATTGA
- the SKDI07G2890 gene encoding uncharacterized protein (similar to Saccharomyces cerevisiae YGR035C and YLR346C; ancestral locus Anc_4.178) yields the protein MLLTPTKVSRTGDSANSDDNSGKHCNSFMRSIVSSFMVKPITSLTNTVSSGKSSRRNSSPSKITRHDLIKAAAENDLKRSKSQGRDKPTRSSNGRNNEKIIVSSTASKIQRAKSSI from the coding sequence ATGCTACTCACACCGACCAAAGTTTCAAGAACGGGTGACTCGGCAAACTCTGATGACAACAGTGGTAAACACTGTAACTCGTTCATGCGCTCCATCGTTTCTTCCTTTATGGTCAAGCCAATAACTTCCCTCACCAATACAGTCTCAAGCGGTAAAAGTTCTCGACGCAACAGTTCCCCTAGTAAAATTACAAGACACGATTTGATCAAAGCTGCCGCTGAAAATGACTTGAAAAGAAGTAAGTCTCAAGGGCGGGACAAACCTACGAGAAGCTCCAATGGTAggaacaatgaaaaaatcattgtGTCTAGTACTGCTTCAAAAATCCAACGGGCTAAAAGCAGTATATAA
- the RPL26B gene encoding 60S ribosomal protein uL24 (similar to Saccharomyces cerevisiae RPL26B (YGR034W) and RPL26A (YLR344W); ancestral locus Anc_4.176), translating to MAKQSLDVSSDRRKARKAYFTAPSSERRVLLSAPLSKELRAQYGIKALPIRRDDEVLIVRGSKKGQEGKISSVYRLKFAVQVDKVTKEKVNGASVPINLHPSKLVITKLHLDKDRKALIQRKGGKLE from the exons atggctAAGCAATCTCTAG ACGTTTCCTCTGACAGAAGAAAGGCCAGAAAGGCTTATTTCACTGCCCCATCCTCCGAACGTCGTGTTTTGTTGTCTGCTCCATTATCTAAGGAATTGAGAGCTCAATACGGTATCAAGGCTTTGCCAATCAGAAGGGATGATGAAGTCTTGATTGTTCGTGGTTCCAAGAAGGGTCAAGAAGGTAAGATTTCATCTGTTTACAGATTGAAGTTTGCTGTCCAGGTTGACAAGGTCACCAAGGAAAAGGTCAACGGTGCTTCCGTTCCAATTAACTTGCACCCATCCAAGCTTGTTATCACCAAATTGCATTTGGACAAGGACAGAAAGGCTTTGATCCAAAGAAAGGGTGGTAAATTAGAGTAA
- the ACB1 gene encoding long-chain fatty acid transporter ACB1 (similar to Saccharomyces cerevisiae ACB1 (YGR037C); ancestral locus Anc_4.181), whose product MVSQLFEEKAKAVNELPTKPSTDELLELYALYKQATVGDNDKEKPGIFNMKDRYKWEAWEGLKGKSQEDAEKEYIELVDQLIAKYSS is encoded by the coding sequence ATGGTTTCACAATTATTCGAAGAAAAGGCTAAGGCTGTCAACGAGCTGCCAACAAAACCCTCCACCGATGAGTTATTAGAATTATATGCTCTCTACAAGCAAGCTACTGTGGGTGACAATGACAAGGAAAAGCCGGGTATTTTCAACATGAAGGACCGTTACAAATGGGAAGCCTGGGAAGGCTTGAAGGGCAAATCTCAGGAAGATGCCGAAAAGGAATACATCGAGCTTGTTGATCAGCTGATCGCCAAGTACTCCTCTTAG